A genomic region of Prionailurus viverrinus isolate Anna chromosome D4, UM_Priviv_1.0, whole genome shotgun sequence contains the following coding sequences:
- the CCIN gene encoding calicin, with translation MKLEFTEKNYNSFVLQNLNKQRKRKEYWDMALTVDHHVFFAHRNVLAAVSPLVKSLISSNDMKTTDELFITIDPNYLSPATVDQLLDYFYSGKVVISEQNVEELLRGAQYFNTPRLRIHCNDFLIKSIRRANCLRYLFLAELFELKEVSDLAYSGIRDNFHYWASPEGSMHFMRCPPVIFGRLLRDENLHVLNEDQALSALINWVHFRKDEREKYFKKFFNYINLNAVSNKTLMFASNKLMGMENSSAHVTLIESVLMDRKQERPCSLLSYQRKGALLDSVVILGGQKAHGKFNDGVFAYIIQENLWLKLSEMPYRAAALSATSAGRYIYISGGTTEQISGLKTAWRYDMDDNSWTKLPDLPIGLVFHTMVTCGGTVYSVGGSIAPRRYVSNIYRYDERKETWCLAGKMSIPMDGTAVITKGDRNLYIVTGRCLVKGYISRVGVVDCFDTTTGDVVQCITFPIEFNHRPLLSFHQDNILCVHSHRQSVEINLQKIKANKTTTSVPLLPNNCPLDVSHAICSIGDSKVFVCGGVTTASDVQTKDYTINPNAYLLDQKMGEWKTLAPPPEALDCPACCLAKLPCKILQRI, from the coding sequence ATGAAATTGGAATTCACGGAGAAAAACTACAACAGCTTCGTGCTGCAGAACCTGAACAAACAGAGGAAACGCAAAGAGTACTGGGACATGGCCCTGACTGTGGACCACCATGTCTTCTTTGCACATCGCAACGTGCTGGCTGCTGTCTCTCCACTGGTGAAGAGCCTCATCTCCAGCAATGACATGAAGACCACCGATGAGCTCTTTATCACCATTGACCCCAACTACCTGAGTCCGGCCACAGTGGACCAGCTCCTGGACTACTTCTACAGCGGCAAGGTGGTGATCTCGGAGCAGAACGTGGAGGAGCTCCTGCGTGGGGCCCAGTATTTCAACACACCACGCCTTCGAATCCACTGTAATGACTTCCTGATTAAGTCCATCCGCCGAGCAAACTGCTTGCGCTACCTCTTCTTGGCTGAGTTGTTTGAGCTCAAAGAGGTATCAGACTTGGCCTACTCTGGCATTCGTGACAACTTCCACTACTGGGCGAGTCCTGAGGGCTCTATGCACTTCATGCGCTGTCCACCTGTCATCTTTGGCCGCCTGCTCCGAGATGAAAACTTGCATGTGCTCAATGAGGACCAGGCTCTCAGCGCACTCATCAATTGGGTGCACTTCCGGAAGGATGAGCGGGAGAAGTATTTCAAGAAGTTCTTCAATTACATCAACCTTAATGCCGTCTCCAACAAGACACTGATGTTTGCCAGCAACAAGTTGATGGGCATGGAGAACAGCTCGGCCCATGTGACCCTGATTGAGAGTGTCCTTATGGACCGAAAACAGGAGAGGCCATGCAGCCTGTTGAGCTACCAGCGGAAAGGCGCCCTGCTTGATTCGGTGGTCATCCTAGGGGGCCAGAAGGCCCATGGCAAGTTCAATGATGGCGTGTTTGCCTATATCATCCAGGAGAACCTGTGGTTGAAGCTGTCAGAGATGCCCTATCGGGCCGCGGCGCTTAGCGCCACCTCGGCTGGTCGCTACATCTACATCTCTGGTGGCACCACTGAGCAGATTTCAGGGCTGAAGACAGCTTGGCGGTACGACATGGATGACAACTCCTGGACCAAGTTGCCAGACCTGCCAATTGGGCTTGTCTTCCACACCATGGTGACCTGCGGGGGGACAGTGTACTCAGTGGGTGGGAGCATTGCTCCAAGGCGGTATGTCTCCAACATCTATCGCTATGATGAGCGCAAGGAGACCTGGTGCCTGGCAGGAAAGATGAGCATCCCTATGGATGGCACAGCCGTGATCACCAAGGGTGACCGGAACCTGTACATTGTCACTGGACGGTGCTTGGTGAAGGGCTACATTTCTCGGGTTGGAGTGGTGGACTGCTTTGATACCACCACTGGGGATGTGGTCCAGTGTATCACCTTCCCCATTGAGTTCAACCACCGGCCCTTGCTCTCTTTCCATCAGGACAACATCCTCTGTGTACACAGCCACCGGCAGAGTGTGGAAATCAACCTGCAGAAGATAAAGGCCAACAAGACAACCACCTCGGTGCCTCTCTTGCCCAACAACTGCCCCTTGGATGTGTCCCATGCTATATGCTCCATTGGAGACAGCAAAGTGTTTGTCTGTGGGGGTGTCACCACAGCCAGTGATGTCCAGACAAAGGACTACACCATCAACCCAAACGCCTACTTGTTGGACCAAAAGATGGGTGAGTGGAAGACCCTGGCCCCCCCACCGGAAGCACTGGACTGTCCTGCCTGCTGTCTAGCCAAGCTGCCTTGCAAGATTCTGCAAAGGatttaa
- the LOC125149979 gene encoding skin secretory protein xP2-like: MPLFVWLACDGGGGVWNPASPLGQGGSPSPFRPRGGAGGPSPATEAPTATPLLARNHRSGSSWESGAPPRSAPPPLATGFRAPGRRWQGLPRSPPGLRCPLYRWRPRGEAVSDSGRHPSATRADVGFPECPAPAESGRARGPHPHQPLGAPSEGLNSQAFAGMARCHREDLGPEPHS, translated from the coding sequence ATGCCTCTCTTCGTCTGGTTGGCTTgtgatggtggtgggggggtcTGGAATCCCGCGTCCCCTCTGGGGCAGGGGGGCTCCCCGAGCCCCTTCCGGCCACGCGGTGGAGCTGGAGGGCCATCTCCGGCCACTGAGGCCCCGACTGCCACGCCGCTCCTCGCTCGCAACCACCGCAGCGGCTCCAGCTGGGAAAGCGGCGCCCCGCcccgctccgccccgccccctcttGCCACGGGGTTCCGCGCGCCCGGCCGCCGGTGGCAGGGCCTCCCACGTTCACCACCCGGCCTCCGGTGCCCGCTTTACAGGTGGCGGCCCCGGGGAGAAGCCGTCTCAGACTCGGGGCGTCACCCCTCAGCAACCCGGGCGGACGTGGGGTTCCCCGAGTGCCCGGCTCCTGCGGAGAGTGGAAGAGCCCGGGGGCCCCACCCGCACCAGCCTTTGGGGGCCCCCAGCGAGGGGCTCAACTCGCAGGCGTTTGCGGGAATGGCCAGATGTCACAGAGAGGACCTGGGCCCGGAGCCCCACTCCTGA